The Niallia alba genome includes a window with the following:
- a CDS encoding nitroreductase family protein, with protein MNISEVITSRRTIKKFTSEEVDKGVILEWLQRARFAPNHKMTEPWQILFVGEKTRAELKHKTNFGDASKIIAVLSHKGRNQIERDENLSAVSCFIQNFMLQAWDEGVGTFWSSVGSSSLGRKTLGVSEDYEVAGVLAIGYSDEIMAPKERASIEEKITYLD; from the coding sequence ATGAATATATCTGAGGTTATCACAAGTAGAAGAACAATAAAAAAATTTACATCTGAAGAGGTAGATAAAGGGGTTATTTTGGAATGGCTACAACGGGCAAGATTTGCTCCGAACCATAAGATGACAGAACCGTGGCAGATTCTTTTTGTCGGCGAAAAGACCCGAGCAGAACTAAAACATAAAACAAACTTCGGAGATGCATCAAAGATAATTGCTGTTTTATCCCATAAAGGAAGGAACCAAATTGAGCGAGATGAAAATTTGTCCGCTGTATCCTGTTTTATTCAAAATTTCATGCTACAGGCTTGGGATGAAGGAGTTGGAACGTTTTGGAGTTCTGTTGGTTCCTCTTCTTTAGGACGTAAAACATTAGGAGTGAGTGAAGACTATGAAGTTGCTGGAGTCCTGGCAATTGGTTATTCTGACGAAATTATGGCACCTAAAGAACGAGCATCAATTGAAGAGAAAATTACTTATTTAGATTAA
- a CDS encoding asparaginase, whose product MKKLLLLATGGTIASVEGKEGLVPGLSAEELLQYFKNDILEVDVTCEIIMNRDSTNMQPEHWVMMAKTIAEHYHEYDGFVITHGTDTLAYTSAALSYMLQDLKKPVVITGSQVPISFKQTDAKKNVMDSIRFAKEDIGGVFVVFDGRVIIGTRAVKMRTKSYDAFASINHPYVATIEEGQIHYIWKPDKPTTDLKVDISICPDVFLLKLHPGTKPEIFDFIKHHYKGVIIESFGNGGLPFEERSLLPKIEEMVSQGVAVVISTQCLEEGQDLLLYEVGRKVAQYNVILSADMNTEAIVAKLMWVLGSELAIEEIKNRMESQIAYDLSVDWEN is encoded by the coding sequence ATGAAAAAATTGCTGTTACTTGCAACCGGGGGTACAATTGCCTCAGTAGAAGGAAAGGAAGGGCTAGTACCCGGTTTGTCTGCAGAAGAGCTCCTTCAATATTTTAAAAATGATATTCTCGAAGTGGATGTAACTTGCGAAATCATTATGAATAGAGATAGTACGAATATGCAGCCAGAACATTGGGTCATGATGGCTAAGACAATTGCGGAGCATTACCATGAATACGATGGTTTTGTCATTACACATGGTACGGATACATTGGCGTATACCTCAGCTGCCCTTTCTTATATGCTGCAAGATCTAAAAAAACCAGTGGTAATTACAGGTTCACAGGTCCCGATAAGTTTTAAACAAACAGATGCTAAGAAAAATGTAATGGATAGTATTCGCTTTGCTAAAGAAGATATAGGTGGCGTATTTGTTGTCTTTGACGGGCGAGTGATTATTGGCACGAGAGCAGTAAAAATGCGTACGAAAAGCTATGATGCTTTTGCTAGTATTAATCATCCCTATGTCGCGACAATAGAGGAAGGTCAGATTCATTATATATGGAAACCGGACAAGCCGACGACCGACTTGAAGGTGGATATAAGTATATGTCCAGATGTGTTTTTATTAAAACTACATCCAGGTACGAAACCAGAAATCTTTGACTTTATTAAACACCACTATAAAGGAGTTATTATCGAAAGCTTTGGTAATGGAGGATTACCCTTTGAGGAAAGAAGTTTATTGCCGAAGATTGAAGAAATGGTGAGTCAAGGGGTTGCTGTTGTTATATCTACTCAATGTTTGGAAGAAGGGCAAGACTTGTTATTATACGAAGTAGGAAGAAAAGTGGCTCAATACAATGTTATTTTATCAGCAGATATGAATACTGAAGCAATTGTTGCTAAATTAATGTGGGTATTAGGCAGCGAGTTAGCGATAGAGGAAATAAAAAACCGCATGGAAAGTCAAATTGCTTATGACCTTTCAGTAGATTGGGAGAATTAA
- a CDS encoding SH3 domain-containing protein, which produces MKKVVVPGVFLAALSSPLFMEEVQAASNTKYVEVNAGSVLNVRGGPSVSTSIVTTLKAGAKVNVLSETNGWSKVDVNGKVGYVSSSFLISKQESTIKYVSIDPSSTLNVRESASTKGNVVTKLKNGTKVEVVSESNGWSEVKVNGIKGYVASEYIKAVPTEEKKTTEVANEQKKVTKYVNVTAGSSLNLRNSPSNSASIIVKLAKDVPVTVYSETNGWAKVEVYGKQGYVATQYLAEKKSSVSTEQAKETNTSTNKETTTKYVNVDKNSSLNVRKDANTTSSIVTKLSRGTAVSVLSSANGWDKVTVSGKTGYVSNSYLSDKKITDNTTNNNPGTEKDSGKSTTDKATTQISKKVNVQSGSNLNVRSTASTSGTIKGKLAAGTVVTVLSEKNGWSQIKTNNLEGYVSSEYLTSVSTPTTPEKETGQKDEEKQPEKTPTVEKKVNVQSGSNLNVRSTASTSGTIKGKLAAGTIVTVLSEKNGWSQIKTNNIEGYVSSEYLTSISTSAPDTPEKETDKNDEEQPEETPTLVEKIVNVQPGSSLNLRSTPSTSGTILSKLSAGTVVIVQSEENGWSKIKVNNLEGYVSTEFLSTKGNGTSNATINKNYVNYSLTLDEMTNIQLSVNPQTDKKYDTYIREDAIAFKTADSTKGTVLGNGWRLRGGAGTDYSVVSTLTSGQVLTIVSKVKGTDGYYWYKVNYSQSWVSASKEDTAYYLNPDNFLNSETQSLQFLKLSAKANVDDKEVDSKILAGKGILAGKASSFVTAANAYGINEIYLISHALLETGNGTSTLANGVVVNGKTVYNMYGIGAYDGSAVSSGAQYAYNAGWFTPEAAIIGGAKFIAQGYVNAGQDTLYKMRWNPDAAEKTGKATHQYASDIGWATKQVNQIYNLYSLLSSYTLNYEIPTYQISSK; this is translated from the coding sequence GTGAAAAAAGTAGTAGTACCTGGAGTATTTCTAGCAGCATTATCTTCTCCCCTTTTCATGGAAGAGGTTCAAGCTGCTTCCAACACCAAGTATGTAGAAGTAAATGCAGGATCGGTATTAAATGTAAGGGGCGGTCCATCAGTAAGTACAAGTATTGTAACAACTTTAAAAGCTGGAGCAAAAGTAAATGTCCTTTCCGAAACAAATGGCTGGTCAAAAGTGGATGTGAATGGAAAAGTTGGCTATGTTTCTTCAAGCTTTTTAATATCAAAGCAAGAAAGTACAATCAAATATGTTTCCATTGACCCTTCTTCTACTTTAAATGTTAGAGAATCAGCTTCTACAAAAGGAAATGTGGTTACAAAGCTTAAAAATGGCACAAAGGTAGAAGTGGTTTCTGAATCGAATGGCTGGTCAGAAGTAAAAGTGAATGGAATAAAAGGATATGTAGCATCCGAATACATAAAAGCTGTTCCAACAGAGGAAAAGAAAACAACCGAAGTAGCAAATGAACAAAAAAAAGTAACTAAATACGTAAATGTCACTGCTGGTTCGAGTTTGAACTTAAGAAATAGTCCATCAAATTCCGCTTCTATTATTGTTAAATTGGCAAAGGATGTACCGGTAACCGTTTATTCTGAAACGAATGGTTGGGCAAAAGTAGAAGTGTATGGAAAACAAGGATATGTAGCAACGCAATATCTTGCAGAAAAGAAATCAAGTGTTAGTACAGAACAAGCGAAAGAAACAAATACAAGTACTAATAAAGAAACAACAACGAAGTATGTAAATGTTGATAAAAATTCTTCTTTAAATGTTAGAAAGGATGCAAATACAACTAGTTCTATTGTAACAAAGCTTTCTAGAGGGACTGCAGTAAGTGTTCTTTCAAGTGCAAATGGTTGGGATAAAGTAACAGTATCAGGGAAGACAGGCTATGTAAGCAATAGTTATTTGTCTGATAAGAAAATAACTGATAATACAACGAACAATAATCCAGGAACCGAAAAAGATAGTGGGAAAAGCACAACGGACAAAGCTACAACGCAAATCAGTAAGAAAGTCAATGTGCAATCTGGTTCTAATTTAAATGTAAGATCGACAGCTTCCACAAGCGGAACGATTAAAGGTAAATTAGCTGCAGGGACAGTAGTAACAGTATTGTCGGAGAAAAATGGCTGGTCTCAAATCAAGACCAATAATTTAGAAGGCTATGTAAGTAGCGAGTATTTAACAAGCGTTTCTACACCGACTACGCCAGAAAAAGAAACAGGCCAAAAAGATGAAGAAAAGCAGCCAGAAAAAACACCAACAGTAGAAAAGAAAGTCAATGTGCAATCTGGTTCTAATTTAAATGTAAGATCGACAGCTTCCACAAGCGGAACGATTAAAGGTAAATTAGCTGCAGGGACAATAGTAACAGTATTGTCAGAAAAAAATGGCTGGTCTCAAATTAAAACAAATAACATAGAAGGCTATGTAAGCAGTGAATATTTAACAAGTATTTCTACATCTGCTCCTGATACGCCGGAAAAGGAAACAGACAAAAACGATGAGGAACAGCCAGAAGAAACACCAACACTCGTAGAAAAAATTGTTAATGTTCAACCGGGATCTAGTTTAAATTTAAGATCTACACCATCAACAAGCGGTACAATTCTTAGCAAGCTTTCGGCTGGAACGGTAGTAATTGTACAATCAGAAGAAAATGGTTGGTCTAAAATAAAAGTTAATAATTTAGAAGGCTATGTAAGTACTGAATTTTTATCTACAAAAGGCAATGGAACCTCTAATGCAACGATAAATAAGAATTATGTGAATTATAGCCTTACATTAGATGAAATGACGAATATTCAATTAAGCGTAAATCCACAAACAGACAAGAAGTATGATACCTACATCAGAGAAGATGCTATTGCATTCAAAACGGCTGATTCCACAAAAGGAACTGTGCTCGGCAATGGCTGGAGATTACGTGGAGGAGCAGGAACCGATTATTCTGTTGTAAGTACCTTAACTAGTGGGCAAGTATTAACAATCGTTTCCAAAGTGAAGGGAACAGATGGTTACTACTGGTATAAGGTAAATTATTCACAATCATGGGTTAGTGCTAGCAAAGAGGATACTGCATACTATCTTAACCCAGATAACTTTCTTAATAGTGAAACACAATCTCTTCAATTTCTAAAATTATCTGCAAAAGCAAATGTAGATGATAAGGAAGTAGATAGTAAAATATTAGCTGGAAAAGGAATCTTAGCTGGAAAAGCATCTTCCTTCGTAACCGCAGCTAATGCTTATGGTATAAATGAAATTTATTTGATTTCACATGCGCTTTTAGAAACTGGCAACGGGACGTCTACCTTGGCAAATGGCGTTGTTGTTAATGGTAAAACTGTTTATAATATGTATGGCATTGGTGCATATGACGGCTCTGCTGTTTCAAGTGGTGCACAATATGCGTATAATGCAGGCTGGTTTACTCCAGAAGCTGCTATTATAGGTGGAGCGAAATTTATTGCTCAAGGTTATGTTAATGCTGGACAGGATACTTTATATAAAATGAGATGGAATCCTGATGCAGCTGAGAAAACAGGAAAAGCAACACATCAGTATGCTTCAGATATAGGCTGGGCTACTAAACAAGTAAATCAAATCTATAACTTATATAGTCTATTAAGTTCCTATACTTTAAACTATGAAATTCCAACATACCAAATAAGCTCAAAGTAG
- a CDS encoding amino acid permease, whose amino-acid sequence MAQGFLFYNKKANSKSEDLKWWQLSLIGVGCTIGTGYFLGSSLGIKETGPSIVFTFILAAIGTYIVFNQLAKMTAKDPQEGSFCYYANKAFGPWAGFSCGWNYWFSNILIMGSQLTALSLLSQFWFPKIPLWVFACIYAVLSLFVVFLGTKGFDRVENYLAIIKTAAIIMFIGLAAAAVFGWIHGGNGDVSIPRSMDDIFPKGYKGFWISLLFAFYAYGGIEVIGLMAMQLKDKKDAPKAGTNMLIILVIIYVLSLGLATILAPLDQFSEKESPFVTALSDYHLNFFPHVFNGAIIIAGFSTMTAALFGVTSLLVTMAKGGDAPKIFTKKLKKFNQLPLPSFILGGVGLFASVIAALLLPGKIFEYITTAAGILLLYNWTFILLSSFKVLQGNLWDKLKASFGILLIAIAVAGTIIEKAVRIGFFVSLAFVLIIAAATFFMRHKLGKNKPSCS is encoded by the coding sequence ATAGCCCAGGGTTTTCTTTTCTATAATAAAAAAGCAAACTCAAAATCAGAAGATCTTAAGTGGTGGCAACTATCATTAATTGGTGTAGGTTGTACGATTGGTACGGGCTATTTTCTTGGTTCTAGTCTAGGAATAAAGGAAACAGGCCCCTCCATTGTTTTTACATTTATCTTAGCTGCTATCGGTACGTATATTGTTTTTAACCAATTAGCAAAAATGACTGCAAAGGATCCACAAGAAGGATCGTTCTGTTACTATGCAAACAAAGCATTTGGTCCATGGGCTGGCTTTAGTTGTGGGTGGAATTATTGGTTTTCTAATATTCTAATCATGGGAAGCCAATTAACAGCGCTTTCCCTTTTATCTCAATTTTGGTTTCCCAAAATACCATTATGGGTGTTTGCCTGTATTTATGCAGTTCTTTCCTTATTTGTTGTCTTTCTAGGAACAAAAGGCTTCGATCGTGTAGAAAATTATTTGGCCATTATTAAAACAGCAGCCATCATTATGTTTATCGGTTTAGCTGCCGCTGCTGTTTTTGGGTGGATTCATGGTGGAAACGGTGATGTCTCCATTCCTCGTTCCATGGATGACATCTTTCCAAAAGGCTATAAAGGCTTCTGGATTTCATTATTATTCGCATTTTACGCTTATGGCGGAATTGAAGTCATTGGATTAATGGCGATGCAGCTGAAGGATAAAAAAGATGCACCGAAAGCCGGCACCAATATGCTTATTATTCTTGTAATTATTTATGTACTTTCATTAGGATTAGCGACAATTTTAGCTCCGCTAGATCAATTTTCGGAAAAAGAAAGTCCGTTCGTAACTGCGTTATCGGACTATCATTTAAACTTTTTCCCCCATGTTTTTAATGGCGCTATCATAATCGCTGGATTTTCCACAATGACAGCAGCTCTGTTTGGAGTAACTAGCCTTTTAGTGACAATGGCAAAAGGTGGAGATGCCCCCAAAATATTTACAAAAAAGCTAAAAAAATTCAATCAGTTACCTCTTCCTTCCTTTATTCTCGGAGGAGTTGGACTCTTTGCCTCTGTCATTGCAGCACTATTATTGCCTGGGAAAATATTCGAATATATTACAACAGCAGCCGGAATTCTTCTATTATATAACTGGACTTTCATCCTCCTTTCTTCCTTTAAAGTACTTCAAGGAAATTTGTGGGATAAATTAAAGGCGTCCTTTGGTATATTGCTCATCGCCATCGCAGTAGCAGGTACTATTATAGAAAAAGCAGTACGAATCGGCTTTTTTGTTAGTTTAGCATTTGTTTTGATCATTGCAGCTGCCACATTTTTTATGCGACATAAATTAGGTAAAAATAAACCAAGTTGTTCGTAA
- a CDS encoding Ger(x)C family spore germination protein encodes MKRYILSISILSIFLLTGCWDQSELNQNAIVTGIAIDKGDDYKYKLSIESTSATELNPKTAQGLAPAIVYTIEGDTIGEITHKFNIAVSTHLVFSHMRLLIIGEEVAKEGILSFMDYFDRDREIRDDFNIVVAKDTEAVDFLRITNEYQKVSSLKIFPQLDNMLDEWGGTPGIKLNDFIRTYASQGQVPVLAAMKIQGDKEKGGNMDNLKTTTPGAVAKIDSLAVFKYGKLQGYLDLYDTRILLWIQNKLERTALTVPYNEKKFFALRIIHSKTKIKARQVNGSPQIDIYVHAESTLDGSDKAIKVAKVKAFEEFEDLTNSYLEKEFNQLIEKMQKEYVADIFGLGEIFRDQDYKHFKQYEDNWDVGFKEAKINVHVNVEIKRSGFRNNSYDIK; translated from the coding sequence ATGAAACGCTACATATTGAGTATATCTATTTTATCCATCTTTTTATTAACTGGCTGTTGGGATCAATCGGAGTTAAATCAAAATGCAATTGTTACAGGGATAGCAATTGATAAAGGGGATGACTATAAATATAAACTATCCATAGAGAGCACCTCTGCAACAGAATTAAATCCGAAAACCGCTCAAGGCTTAGCCCCTGCGATTGTTTATACCATAGAAGGAGATACAATTGGAGAAATTACCCATAAATTCAATATTGCTGTATCCACTCATTTGGTTTTTTCACATATGCGATTGCTTATTATTGGAGAAGAAGTTGCCAAAGAGGGAATTCTTAGTTTTATGGATTATTTCGACAGGGATAGAGAAATAAGGGATGACTTTAATATAGTGGTAGCTAAAGACACAGAAGCAGTTGATTTTTTGCGAATAACGAATGAATATCAAAAAGTCTCTTCTTTGAAAATTTTTCCACAGCTGGATAATATGTTAGATGAATGGGGAGGGACACCTGGAATTAAATTAAATGATTTTATTCGTACATACGCATCACAGGGGCAAGTTCCAGTTTTAGCAGCAATGAAAATACAGGGTGATAAAGAAAAAGGCGGCAATATGGATAATTTGAAAACGACGACCCCAGGAGCAGTTGCAAAAATTGATTCTTTAGCTGTTTTTAAATATGGGAAGCTGCAAGGGTATCTAGATTTATATGATACAAGAATTTTATTATGGATTCAAAATAAGTTGGAACGAACTGCTCTAACTGTTCCATATAATGAAAAAAAATTTTTTGCTTTGCGAATCATTCATTCTAAGACAAAGATTAAAGCTAGGCAAGTAAACGGCAGTCCACAAATTGATATATATGTCCATGCTGAATCTACGCTAGATGGATCTGATAAAGCAATAAAGGTTGCAAAGGTAAAAGCATTTGAAGAGTTTGAAGACCTGACTAATAGTTATTTAGAAAAAGAATTTAATCAATTAATTGAAAAAATGCAAAAAGAATATGTGGCTGATATATTTGGATTGGGGGAAATATTTAGAGATCAAGATTACAAGCATTTTAAACAATATGAAGATAATTGGGATGTAGGTTTTAAAGAGGCAAAGATAAACGTCCATGTAAATGTAGAAATAAAGAGAAGTGGATTTAGAAACAACAGCTATGATATAAAGTAA
- a CDS encoding ATP-binding protein, with amino-acid sequence MIRFDNYLFVLLLNVVPIFIYYYYFHKMKTKNTVLFTSVYCSIILILAMSFPLEIAPGHIYDLRTIPWLVAFLYGGFPAGLLTTIVMAIYRYMIGYNEGLIVMLIIVLLTLPILYVAIKKYKQAESYGKKIMIACLISLVPISIDLIATSFFTNKLTWTFVIYLYLSHIVTLSIAVYLIESLSYQERKKEQMQQTERIRLIGEMAASVAHEIRNPLTVVKGYTHLLKEASNITEKQKDMLLLMSSELVRAEKIINDYLSLARTNEGTKEQINLGKLIKKVEELMSPYALLNNVKIYNQVQTECIIEAGQDEILQVFINIIKNAIEAIEGKGEVIVSEKTTENYVKINIADNGKGMTEEELNRLGTPFYSTKTQGTGIGTMVCFNIVHHLNGKIEMKSKMNKGTTCSVYLPILSK; translated from the coding sequence ATGATTAGATTTGACAATTACTTATTTGTTTTATTATTGAATGTTGTACCAATTTTTATTTATTATTATTATTTCCATAAAATGAAAACTAAGAATACAGTTCTTTTTACAAGTGTATATTGTTCCATCATATTAATTTTAGCCATGTCTTTTCCTTTAGAGATAGCTCCAGGTCATATATATGATTTAAGGACAATTCCTTGGTTAGTTGCTTTTTTGTATGGAGGATTTCCGGCTGGATTATTAACAACGATAGTGATGGCAATTTATCGATATATGATTGGGTACAATGAGGGCCTAATAGTTATGCTTATCATTGTTTTACTCACTTTACCTATTCTGTACGTAGCTATAAAGAAGTACAAGCAAGCAGAATCCTATGGAAAAAAAATAATGATTGCTTGTTTAATATCGCTTGTCCCAATAAGCATCGATTTAATTGCTACTTCATTTTTTACGAATAAGCTGACCTGGACATTTGTTATTTATTTATACTTATCTCATATTGTTACATTAAGTATTGCTGTCTATCTAATAGAGTCACTCTCTTATCAAGAGCGCAAGAAGGAACAAATGCAACAAACGGAACGAATAAGGTTGATAGGAGAAATGGCTGCATCAGTTGCTCATGAAATAAGAAATCCGTTAACTGTTGTTAAAGGATATACTCATTTATTAAAGGAAGCATCTAATATTACGGAGAAGCAAAAAGATATGCTTTTGCTTATGTCATCCGAATTGGTGCGGGCAGAAAAGATAATTAATGATTATTTATCACTGGCTCGGACGAATGAAGGGACAAAAGAACAGATCAATCTAGGTAAGCTTATAAAAAAAGTTGAAGAGCTTATGAGTCCCTATGCGCTTTTGAATAATGTGAAAATTTATAATCAAGTTCAAACAGAATGTATTATTGAAGCAGGGCAAGATGAAATTTTACAAGTATTTATTAATATAATTAAGAATGCTATTGAAGCAATCGAGGGAAAAGGTGAAGTGATTGTTTCTGAAAAAACCACAGAGAATTATGTAAAAATAAATATTGCAGACAATGGAAAAGGGATGACGGAAGAGGAGCTGAACAGATTAGGTACCCCTTTTTATTCAACGAAAACACAAGGAACTGGAATTGGTACGATGGTTTGTTTTAATATTGTACATCATTTGAATGGGAAAATAGAGATGAAAAGCAAAATGAACAAAGGAACTACGTGTTCTGTTTATTTACCAATCTTAAGTAAATAA
- a CDS encoding NAD(P)/FAD-dependent oxidoreductase gives MSKHIVILGAGYGGLLAALNVRKFYSKAEATVTVINKYPTHQIITELHRLAAGNVSEKAVAMPLEKLFKGKDIDLKIASVDSFNVDTKEVVLGDGSKLTYDALVVALGSVTAYFGIPGLEENSMVLKSADDANKIYNHVEERIREYAKSRKQEDATILIGGGGLTGVELVGELADILPGLTRKYGVDFRDIKLLLVEAGPKILPVLPEDLIERATKSLERRGVTFLTGLPVTNVSGNVIDLKDGQQIIANTFVWTGGVQGNPLVGVSGLEVNRGRATVNEFLQSTSHPDVFVAGDSAVYFPADGDGRPAPPTAQIAWQMGELIGYNLYAYLENKALDTFDPINSGTLASLGRKDGVAIVGGSSTPLKGLPASLMKEASNIRYLSHIKGLFSLAY, from the coding sequence ATGTCAAAACATATCGTTATTTTAGGTGCTGGATACGGTGGCCTATTAGCAGCTTTAAATGTTCGTAAATTTTACAGTAAAGCGGAAGCGACAGTTACCGTTATTAATAAATACCCAACACATCAAATTATCACTGAATTGCACCGTTTAGCAGCAGGTAATGTTTCTGAAAAAGCAGTTGCTATGCCACTAGAAAAATTATTTAAAGGAAAAGATATTGATTTGAAAATTGCTTCCGTTGATTCTTTCAATGTGGATACAAAAGAAGTTGTTTTAGGCGATGGATCTAAATTAACTTATGATGCATTAGTTGTAGCTTTAGGAAGTGTAACTGCATACTTTGGTATTCCAGGGCTTGAAGAGAACAGCATGGTTCTTAAATCTGCAGATGATGCAAACAAAATCTACAATCATGTAGAAGAGCGAATTCGTGAATATGCAAAATCAAGAAAACAAGAAGATGCTACTATTTTAATCGGTGGCGGCGGACTAACAGGTGTAGAACTTGTTGGTGAACTTGCAGATATCCTACCAGGATTAACAAGAAAATATGGCGTTGATTTCCGTGATATTAAATTGCTATTAGTAGAAGCTGGTCCGAAAATTCTTCCGGTTTTACCAGAAGACTTAATCGAACGTGCTACAAAAAGCTTGGAAAGACGTGGCGTAACTTTCTTAACTGGCTTACCAGTAACAAATGTTTCAGGCAATGTAATTGATCTAAAAGATGGTCAACAAATTATTGCTAATACATTTGTATGGACTGGCGGAGTACAAGGAAATCCACTTGTTGGTGTTTCTGGATTGGAAGTAAACCGTGGTCGCGCAACTGTTAATGAATTCTTACAATCCACTTCTCACCCTGATGTATTTGTAGCAGGTGATAGTGCAGTATACTTCCCTGCTGATGGAGATGGTCGTCCAGCACCACCGACTGCTCAAATTGCTTGGCAAATGGGAGAATTGATTGGTTATAATTTATATGCTTACCTTGAAAACAAAGCATTAGATACATTTGATCCAATTAACTCTGGTACACTTGCAAGCCTTGGTAGAAAAGATGGAGTAGCAATCGTTGGTGGAAGCTCAACTCCATTAAAGGGATTACCAGCTTCCTTAATGAAAGAAGCAAGTAATATTCGTTATTTATCACATATCAAAGGGCTATTCAGCTTAGCTTATTAA
- a CDS encoding DUF1641 domain-containing protein, with the protein MSETTAQTNAEQQLTATSNQDLLDQLLKPEVQESLTTLIEQLPKLTEMVNGLSKTYDVVQSLSQDQVFKSDIVGATTEMFEPVIHSVKGMASATIEAKDRADASNETIGVFGLMKMLKDPQAQKMFRFLQSYLQIMSERNNK; encoded by the coding sequence ATGTCAGAAACTACTGCCCAAACAAATGCTGAGCAACAACTGACTGCAACATCAAATCAAGACCTATTGGATCAGTTGTTAAAGCCTGAGGTACAAGAATCATTGACAACATTAATCGAGCAATTACCAAAGTTAACTGAAATGGTTAATGGTTTATCTAAAACGTATGATGTTGTTCAATCATTATCACAAGACCAAGTATTTAAAAGCGATATTGTTGGCGCAACGACTGAAATGTTCGAGCCAGTTATTCATTCCGTTAAGGGAATGGCTTCAGCTACAATTGAAGCAAAAGATCGTGCAGATGCAAGCAATGAAACAATCGGTGTATTCGGGTTGATGAAAATGTTAAAAGACCCACAAGCACAAAAGATGTTCCGTTTTTTACAGAGCTATCTTCAAATTATGTCAGAACGTAATAATAAATAA
- the tnpA gene encoding IS200/IS605 family transposase codes for MSKDNNSLAHTTWNCKYHIVFAPKYRRQIIYGKIKKDIGQILRTLCERKGVEIIEATACKDHVHMLVSIPPKLSVSAFVGYLKGKSSLMIFDRHAQLKYKYGNRKFWCTGYYVDTVGRNKKVIEEYIRNQIQDDLVAEQLTIMEYIDPFTGEEVKKKKRKN; via the coding sequence ATGTCAAAAGACAATAATAGTTTAGCACACACAACTTGGAATTGTAAGTATCACATAGTATTTGCACCAAAATATAGAAGACAAATAATTTACGGGAAAATAAAGAAAGATATTGGGCAAATCTTACGTACCTTGTGTGAGAGGAAAGGCGTAGAGATAATAGAAGCAACTGCGTGTAAGGACCACGTACATATGTTAGTGAGTATTCCGCCAAAATTAAGTGTATCAGCATTCGTAGGATATCTAAAAGGAAAAAGTAGCTTGATGATATTTGATAGACATGCACAACTGAAATATAAGTATGGAAATCGAAAATTTTGGTGTACAGGATATTATGTAGATACGGTAGGAAGAAACAAGAAGGTAATTGAAGAATATATCCGTAATCAAATACAAGATGATCTAGTCGCAGAACAATTAACGATTATGGAATATATTGATCCATTTACAGGGGAAGAAGTGAAGAAAAAGAAACGAAAAAATTAG